The window TCGCGAGAGAGAGCCGTTACCCGCCGGTACGTTTCGCCTTGTATTCGGACGGCATGCGATCCACGCCCACGGCCACACTCAGGACAATCCGCTGCTCCACGAAGTTTTCCCGGAGAACAATCTCTGGATCAACGACCGCGTGGCGGCGGATCTCGGGATCGCCGAAGGGGACAAGGTGGAAATATCCGCCAACGGTGTCACGGCCGAGGTCAAGGCCCATATCACTCCTTTCATCCATCCGGAAGCGGTGTTCACGGTTCATGGGTTCGGCAGAACCGTTCCTGTGTTGAAGCGAGCCTTCGGCGTGGGGTTCGCCGATCAACGAATGGCCAAAGGCTGTCTGGAACGTTTCGATCCGGCGGGCGGGGGAATCGCGTACCTCGAGTGCCTCGTGACCGTTAGGAAGGCGGAGGAAGTCTAGTATGAGTGATTACATCATCTTTCAGGATGTGGATCGATGCATCGGCTGCTATTCGTGTGAAATTCACTGTAAGGCCAACAAGAAACTTCCCGATGGTCCCCGTTTGTGCCGGATTTACCAGTTTGGTCCCAAGCTCGTGGATAAGGTCCCCCGAATGGCCTTCAGCTTTCTCGCCTGTTTTCACTGCGAAAAACCCTGGTGCGTCTCCGCCTGTCCCTCGAAGGCCATGCAAAAGCGTCCCAAAGACGGAATCGTTTACGTGGAAGCCGAGAAATGCATAGGCTGCAAACTGTGTCTCTACGCGTGTCCCTGGGGAGTGCCCCAATTCATTCAGGAAGATTGCGTCGCGGTCAAATGCGATCTTTGCAAGGATCGTATCGACCAGGGGCTTCAACCGGCTTGCGTTACCAAGTGTATTACCGGTTGCCTCCAGTTCGGCAGGAGAGAACTCATGCCGGAGGAACAGGTGAGGCGGTATGAATTATTGGCTACCCCCTAAATACCATACGTTGTGTACGAGTTTTCGAGGACATCAAAATGATCAAAACCGTTCAGGAACCGGCGCCCGCTCCGTGCCAGAGCGCATGTCCATCGGGAATCGATGTGCCCAGTTATGTGGCCCTGATCGCCCACGGAAGATACAGGGAAGCGGTGGATCTCATACGAAAAGACAATCCTTTCCCCTGGGTGTGCGGGCTGGTTTGCCCCCGTCCCTGTGAAGGGGCCTGCGCCAGGAGGGCCGTCGACAAACCCATCGCTATCAAGGCTCTCAAAGCCTTTTCCGCTTCTTATGTAAACGACATGCTGGACGAGCATGTATACCGGGCTCCAGACCAGATCCTTGAAAAAGTCGCCGTCATAGGCGGGGGCCCGTCCGGCCTTTCGGCCGCCTATTTCCTGACTAGAAAGGGGTACCAGGTAACGGTCTTCGAAGCCTTACCCGTGGCGGGCGGCATGATGTCGGTGGGTATTCCCGAATACAGGCTTCCACGTTACGTGGTTAAGAAAGAAGTCGAACGCCTGGAAAAAATGGGCGTCACCATTCGGACCAACTCCCCCATCGGAGGGGACTTTAACATCACTAAACTGCGGCAGGAAGGTTTTCGGGCTTTTTTTGCGGGGATAGGCGCCCATCGAGTGAACAGGATGCGCATTCCGGGAGAAACCGACTTCCCTCAGGTTTTGGACGCCCTGACGTTCCTTCACCATCATTTCCTTGGAGAACGAGGCAAGGTGGGAGAGAAAGTCGCAGTGATCGGCGGGGGCAATGCAGCCATGGACGCTTCCCGCATTTCCCTGCGGCTGGGCACCAAAGAGGTGCACATACTCTACCGCCGAAGCCGGAACGAGATGCCGGCCCTGAACGAAGAAATCAAGGAAGCGGAGGAGGAAGGAATCCAGTTCCACTATCTGACCATTCCCACCCGCATTGTGGGAGAAAAAGGAAGGGTGACCGGGGTCGAGTGTATGAAAGCGGAACTGGGAGAACCGGACGCCACGGGCCGGCGCAGACCTGTTCCCGTTCAGAACAGCGAGCATTTCATCGAAGCCGACGCCGTTATCGCTTCCATTGGTCAATCCCCTGATATCTCCTGGATAGGAGAAGAATACCGGTTGGAGGTAAGCCG of the Deltaproteobacteria bacterium genome contains:
- a CDS encoding FAD-dependent oxidoreductase, producing MIKTVQEPAPAPCQSACPSGIDVPSYVALIAHGRYREAVDLIRKDNPFPWVCGLVCPRPCEGACARRAVDKPIAIKALKAFSASYVNDMLDEHVYRAPDQILEKVAVIGGGPSGLSAAYFLTRKGYQVTVFEALPVAGGMMSVGIPEYRLPRYVVKKEVERLEKMGVTIRTNSPIGGDFNITKLRQEGFRAFFAGIGAHRVNRMRIPGETDFPQVLDALTFLHHHFLGERGKVGEKVAVIGGGNAAMDASRISLRLGTKEVHILYRRSRNEMPALNEEIKEAEEEGIQFHYLTIPTRIVGEKGRVTGVECMKAELGEPDATGRRRPVPVQNSEHFIEADAVIASIGQSPDISWIGEEYRLEVSRWQTLVVNPFSMQTSTPDVFAGGDVVTGPATVVEAIGAAKRAAAGIDAFLRGKPAPDRVIPILPRMRVEPVQMEAAEKIMIRPYEPPRAPLSRRKSTFDRVELEFDEASARQEAKRCLRCDLCAGCGDCAEVCRNQMGISAIQCVGGCDDRWVLTNLLRPGQECVGGGGCANACPRGCLEMIDEGGERRLVWCGTVLARFRLAKCEGCGKYFAPLKLLDYVKRVADVDQAVQVERSQCPECARKAKAASMASYSRFFQNASH
- a CDS encoding 4Fe-4S dicluster domain-containing protein, with translation MSDYIIFQDVDRCIGCYSCEIHCKANKKLPDGPRLCRIYQFGPKLVDKVPRMAFSFLACFHCEKPWCVSACPSKAMQKRPKDGIVYVEAEKCIGCKLCLYACPWGVPQFIQEDCVAVKCDLCKDRIDQGLQPACVTKCITGCLQFGRRELMPEEQVRRYELLATP